The following coding sequences are from one Diprion similis isolate iyDipSimi1 chromosome 9, iyDipSimi1.1, whole genome shotgun sequence window:
- the LOC124410266 gene encoding protein shisa-5-like, whose translation MARCFALSIVAVTCLISVAYGMDCTLGTSDNFLDKFVNSCPRPLIDPSENSYCCPRVDGSVYCCDLAEFTMKTGLTIIIPVIIAVVVIISLIVFCISCLCCACCPWYRRRHRGTIYSSMQTPGTGVHVIQTPPGNSGYTVHQIQNQPPIYATAESAMPQHPVPPPQYTREDYTKQAPYNPSYVQ comes from the exons ATGGCTCGCTGCTTTGCGCTTTCCATCGTCGCTGTGACCTGCCTGATCAGTGTAGCCTACG GTATGGACTGTACCTTAGGAACCAGTGACAATTTTCTCGACAAATTCGTAAACTCCTGTCCGAGACCACTGATTGATCCCAGCGAAAATAGCTATTGTTGCCCGAGAGTCGACGGTTCTGTTTACTGCTGTGATTTGGCAGAGTTCACAATGAAAActgg acTGACCATAATCATTCCTGTTATTATTGCTGTGGTGGTTATCATCTCACTGATTGTGTTCTGTATTTCCTGCCTTTGCTGCGCCTGTTGTCCATGGTACCGACGACGTCACCGTGGAACCATCTATAGCA gcATGCAAACACCTGGTACGGGTGTTCATGTTATCCAGACGCCTCCTGGAAATTCTGGCTACACTGTTCATCAGATACAAAATCAACCGCCAATTTATGCGACTGCTGAATCAG CTATGCCGCAGCATCCCGTTCCTCCTCCTCAATACACCAGAGAAGATTACACTAAACAAGCACCCTACAATCCAAGCTACGTCCAGTAA